The genomic window GAATAGCTGCCGGAACCTTTGCGACGAGGGACAACCTCCTGGTGAGCCTTCGGCCGAGTTCACCTCGACGGCGAACCCTGACCCGGGGTCCGGTGCTTCTGTAGCTTCCAAATTCCATGCTGTTAACGAATTGAGCGACCGTTTTAATCGTCGATATCCGCTCGGATGTTCCGGGTTGTCACTAACGCTAACAATAAGCGGCAGGCTGGATGATTAGCTGCATCGCGAGCGTgtcttgatatttttcttcactcgTCCGGACAATTTGTGTATCAATCTTACGTATATAGAACTGATCTCATTGCTCGCTCGTGTATAATTTTGGCTAATCGTTACGCGGAGTATTGTTGCAGCAAGCAACGAACGAGTTTAGGGCAAATATTTggcatatttttcttctttttcacagttattttctttgatgcacgaaaatttgaaaagaaacagaaaatattATCTCGACGGTCGCGGTGCTCAGAAGAACAGCTGGATCAACACCTCGATAGCTTCGTGCGGTAATTCCTCGCGCGAATGTCAGAGTGCCGTTAATGGCTTTTTATAGAACTgatcacttttcaaaattctacgCGTAGGTATATGAAACAACACACTGGAACCCACACACGCCTCTCTCTACAACCGAAAGTCAACTCGATCCGTTGACCGCGAGGCGATGATCATCACTGAAATAAATGACTCCGTATCCTGAAGCCAAATAATAatcgcgacgcgacgcgacgtggGACTACAGGTAGGACGTGTACGTGTAAACGGTCAACCAGATCAGGTTTGCCCCGCTCGTTCGATCGATAATCGGTTCGAGATTCGGCGCATAATTACGGCTCTTTAAAAATGGCTAATTTCAACCACAACTAGGTACGTATTTGAAAAACCGGTACTCGAGTGGCTTGcgtacagattttcttttttcatcgatatgAAGTTATCAGCACAACGAAGTTCGTCACATCGACGACGTTAACTTCTCGATATCACCTCCGCATCGAACCACGACACTGGCACTACCTTTCCGTTCACCACACAGAGTGTCGTAATAGTTCGTACTGGTTCACCTCGATGACGGTTGGCAACAAAACGGTTCCGCACAGTCCGCGGTCCACGTAAAAAGTGGCAAAATGTCACAGGTTAGCCGAGAAAATAGTCCAAACCCTTCGGAACGTAGGTAGAAAATCGGGTGCTCGCGAGTACGTGAAACAAGAATCGCGTAGCCGTTGAACGACTCTCACTTCGCGTCGAACCGGCTTAGCTGCAGCGACTGCCAATCGCCGGATTACGCGCCGCGAGAAGGTAAACACAGTGGAAGGGTTCCCGGGCGTTTTGTAACGAAACGCGCGGTGTGCGGATACTTAGGAGCCGCGCAAAAGCTGCCGGAGGAGACTCGGTTTGGTTACCTGCTTACTGCCGCCTCGATTCGCTGCAGTGGCGGggcgaaagaaagagagagaatgagatCCCACGAGGTGGTGGGGgggaagaagagaagagaagacaAGAGAAGagaacagagagagagagagtgagatcTCGACGCGAAGTGGGGGGGAGGCTGCTGCGCGGGTGAACGATGAGCGCGAACAGAAGAACATCGAACAACGCTGCGACTTCGTTGCTGAGTTCGGTTCGAACTGATGCTTCTGCTCCGGGGATTGAGGCCTGAGCTGCGGCTGTGTTTACGGTCTGCGTGGCGAGCCTCGACTGAAATTCATCGTTGTGAACAGCCGGCGACCGACTCCCGCTTCGCTGTCGGTCGCCAAGGACCGCGCGGACAGATCGCGCGTCACCTTAAAGCCGCACCGCACCGTCGGCAGGCACGTGACCGATAttaatacatacgtacatatgtaggtatatatgtatgtacgtacaaccGTCGCTGCAGTCGACCATAGACAAAACCGATGCGCCGTTCTATGTAATAAATACTTAGCcattgaaaatttacgaaCCGGAGAGAAGAGAGCGAGACGCTAATAGACATTGAGGCACTCACTGAAGTTGGCTGTAAGCGGTAACGAgatctttcttctttcttttaatGGACTCGACGTGACAAAGTACCGTTTGTaatttatcttatttttcagGAGAAATTCAGCGTTTCATAAATATCACGATTATGCATTTGTACCGGGGGATACCAAGCGATAAACGTAACCGCAAACTACTTCAGGAAATTAAGAAAATCGAGGGGAACGAACGAACCGATATACGAATGATCGAGACTATTCGTCACCGGTTCAGGTCCAGGCTGAAGAAGTACGAGGTACCGCGGTTGTCTTCCGGCTCCGATGTAAGAGACACGCTTCATCCTCTTTCCCCGTTTCTTCTTGTCGTACAACGCTTTGTTTGTCAATTAGATAAGTGGGACACTGTCGGCGATCATCGTCCACTTGCCGCCATCTCTGGCTCTTGGCACTGATCTCTATTTCGGCTCTGTCACTGCAGGCCGTCGACGTTCGCATGTACGACACGCACAATCCGGGGTTCTGTTATCATTGCACCGGGGCTATAAGGGCCGGAGACAAACGGCCGCGAAGGATATCGACCGACCTCTACGACGCCGTCCACTCAATGATCTTCACCGATGGCGAGGTCGACCCGGACAAAGTCCTCTGTCTCCACGTCCTCACTGCCCACTGTCCAGATTCTGGGTCCGGTGAATTATCGAACGTCGGACGGGCCGCTTCGTTCACGGACGAAGGTGAGGCGGAAGCTGCGGACGCGTTGACGAGAATTTAATATCTCTCTTCGTGTCTGTTGACTCACGATTGTCACCGTGAGACACGCGAGAAGGACGTTCGCGGCTGATGACAATAGGTGGAAACTAGGTAGCTCCGTTTGACGGGATTATTGAGTCGAAGGTTCGAGACACGTCATGCGTCCCATCCGCTTAACGTGGGTCTTCGAACGACGCGGCATGGCCGACGACTTTCCAAAGTCGtgttttttcaagtttccaaaattttatCGGCCAGTACTTGACCGTTCGTCCGACGTCGAGTACATGGGTACACTAAGACCGGTCAACGCCGGATGCACCTAGTCTGTTTGAGATAAACGATCTAACTACTCTAAACCTGAACCTAAACCAACGCGGCAGGTAAGCAGCAGCGTTTCGGGGGTGCCTGGAACAACATTCTACCGTGCTACGTGGTCGAACTTGAACGAAACGTCGATGAAGTTACGGATTTTTCGGACGAAGTCAAGCGGCACAAGGACCCGATGTTAAAGGATGCCGAGAACGAGCTCGTCGAGGATTTTCAggaaaaatacgaaaagtACCTGGCGGAGAATCCAGACGTCGGCATGGCCCTCGCGGCGAATCAAAAACTCACCACGATGGTTCCGAACGATATTGGCAAGCTCACTATCATCCCGCCGCACGTTTATTCTTTGCTCGGTGCCGCCCAGGAACTTAAGATCAAGCAGGCCATCGCCGAAGTATCCCGCCGCAAAAGATTCAGACGCGGTAGTTCGAGCGTGGTTAAAAACGTGGACGATCAGAGCATCTCCTTTCGCCTCGATGATGACGAAGACGAGATATCCCGCCGCGTGATGACCGCGACCTCGATCAGAGGCTGGACAACCCAGAGATTTGCTGGCACCTCGAGAATCTCGGCCTTTCAGAGCCTGTCCAGGAAATCCGCGACTTCTTCCCGTAGGACCGATCCCAGCATCACAACGCTGAAGCGAGCCAGTCCGGATTCCAGCGGGATGCCTCTGCTCTCTATGGACCTGCCGGAAGCTGCCCCGCAAATCGTTACCATAAAGCCTAGCAATCAAGCGCTATCCTCCAGAGTCTCGAAAACATCGAGCACCAAATCcccttttcaaaatttcccgAGCACTCTCGGTCCGCTATCGCCGTGCTCGAACTCCATTTTGTCCGGGGTGTCCGGGCCGCTGGGACAACCAAGAAAGATCCGTAGACCGATTTTCGTCAACTACCCGACGACGAGCATCGAGCTCAGGAACAAGGAGTACGAAGCGGTTCCAATCCTGGTGAACAATCAGATGCAGGCTCTGGTCCATACCGTCATGGACGTACTCGAACGGGTCAATCCAGCCAAGATGCGGAAGATCGTAGCGACAGCGAGCAGTCTGCTTGCGATTAGGAAGATGCTGATACGCCCCGACATTCAAGCGTTCGTAGAATCCCTCACTGGACAACCGCTAGTCTCCTCGCCAAGTAGCTTCGTCACATCGATGGCCTCCACCCTCTATGAGATAGACCCCCGCATCGAGAGCAGCATCGAAAAGGAGCTGGTTGCTAAGACCTTGCCTGTGCCACCCGCTCCAGCGTGGCATAGACTCGTCGAAGAGATACGAAATAATCTCTTCGTGGACCCGAATGCAGTAAGTGGAAAGGGGGCGAGGGTCAAAGTCGAGTCATTTCAGAGCCAGAGGCAGAAACTGTTGGAGTCTAGACCTTGCAAGGGGTCGTGCGAAGAGAAGGACGTATTTGACGTTGACAATTCCTGCCCGCATTCAGAGTGAGACGTTAACTCGACTGAATCGAAGTGAATAATAGAGTTCAtggtttttcgtttttcagtGTTGAAGGTAACAGAATGACGTGCGCATGCTGTTACGCGAAATGGAAGGGTTCACTTCCCGATACAGAGCAATCGGGATTCCCCGACTTCTCTTTTCTCGACGATAATGAGAGCGAATTAACcccggaaaacgcagcgaaatctAAAAGCAATTTATTGGAGGTAACGACGGCCTCTCACGAAGATAAAGAACAAGGAAAACATAAGCAtgggaattacgaaaaaaagaaaaaacttcaCGGTATTTCGGATCCTTTTGTCAAGAACTCCAAGTCCGGGAACACGGCTCGAGCTCTCATCGTTCAGACCGCCATAATGACAAACGATATGAAACTTTTGACCCTAAAACCGGAATCAAAAACGATTGTATCTTCTGATCAGAGCACCGATCCTTTTCTGGGCAAATCAGAATATCCACATTCTTCGAGAAGCAAGCCTTCGAAGCGAGCAGCACGCGCTATGGGATTAAAAGCGTCTAAAAAGGCTTTGTCAATGAAAGTGGGACAACAGCCGCGAAATTCTTCGTATCCCATCGATCGAAGTTCTCGATTGAGTCGAAAGGCgtccgtgaaaaaatttgcagatAAATCAATCAGAGCTAAAGCGAAACCTTTCGTGGCGAGAACCTCTTTCGATCAAATTGAACAAAGGGAAAGCTACGAAGGATCGTCCAGTTTTTCGAGCTTGAATACCGAGAGCATGAACAGTGAGCGTCCGAAAAAGCCAGACTCAAAGATAGCCTTGAGAGACGATGAGTCATCACCAATGTGTCAGTTTAAAGTGAGTTGAGTACGTAACGTTTCGAGGAGAAATAAAACTACTGTAGGAAAATATTGTAGGATTTCTGGGCTAGAATTTCTaacttttttgatttttttgctAGCCTTGGAAAGCGTCTCACGATCCCGGCTATCTGGACCCAGATCGCATAATATTACGGCGAATGACGAATCCGCAGAGAATCTTGGTAGGGCAAATGTGCGCTTCTTTGAAAACAAGAAAGACCAACATGGAAGGTGGGTTATATTATCAAACGATACAGTTTCTGGTCTGCCGATTGTCAAAGCTTTTACACAGGTATATATAAACGCTTTCTGTATCGCCTGATATCTTGAACGAGCATGCCGCATGCTAATCGAGGTTCTACACGAATGATATGGTTTGTACTTTCGAGACGTTGAACCGCCCTGGATGTtgattagaaataattaattggatCGCGGTAAGAGAATGGCAATGGAGAAATTGCCTTGCAGAGCGTATCGAATGTCAAGGATAAATATAAAGCATCGAACAAGGTACACACTGCACTAGCTCTGAAGATTAGTCGATGCGAGCATGTCTTAATAAGCATACCTACCTACGTGAAAAGTTACGGAAGTAGAAACCATATCcgtcaataataattatccaCCGGTCAGTTGTAACAGACACAATGAATTTCCATAAATTTATAAGAATGAAAGATATGTACTTGGTCCGCGATAACCAGTTGCGGAAGTCAAGATGATCGGTAATTATTCAACATTCAACCGTATGATAGCGGCACAAATCGCGTTGCAACAGTCACGACCAACAGCAATTGTATGGTAATAACGATACACTCGCCACGAATCAGTGGATCTTGTGGTCGCCGAAGCTTTCTGCAGTTTCTAAGAtctattatacattatacatatacatgtttgTCAATGCGTAAAGAAAATGTATTGAttaatcagagaaaaaaaaagttcctgCGATAATCGGATAATGCATGGAGTCGACCTCCGATCAAATTGACTCAATGAAACACAGTCTAGAACTATTGGATCGGTACTggaataattgattgaatttcaagACAGTTGTAGACGCCCATTGATCTAGTATTTAGTGTTTTTCGTTGTCCAAGCCTAATCGACGTTGTTTGTTTATTCTCTCTGGCAGGTCTGGTCATCGAGAAAACACCGTTAGCAGCACTGATTGCGCCCGTGTTCTCTGACGAGAGTATCAAAATCCTGACAAAGGGAATACGCGGGGTGGGATCCAGGAAGAGGGAAGTGGCTGAGGAAAACGACGAGGGCGTAGCTATCGCCTCCGAGAAGCTAACTGGCCCAGTTCTTGCCAGGGTAATTCTGGCCTAGGCCTTAAGAGCGTAATAACGTCATCACACCGTGTGATAGATCagttatacctacctaccgtAAGGTATTTTAAGCGGGACTGCTAGATCACGCGACTATCTATAACGAGCGATGCAACTGGATCGTGCGAATTGATTCTTAAGCACGAAGCTTCGCGGGGTTTTGTCGGACGTGAATCGGGTTGAACAAACCTCGTCGCACTCACCGATCACATCGCTGCAGTGAACTCTGTTCATAAAATCGGCAACATCgatcaaatataaattataattttaattttgaactAGTCAGATAATCGACAGTCGCGAAAGTTCTTTCGCATCTAATGGCAGATCTTCATACGTGTTATATATAGCTGTAAATTTGATTACACCCTCAATTTAATTCCGAAGTGAAAAGGTAATTCGTGATTATCTTGAAAGGAATATTAAATTACAGGTCCGACAAGCGGTCGCTGAAAAtgaaacgcagcgaaaactgcagtattttttgaaaagtcaaCTTTAAAGCGGTGAATTTACGGGAGGATTACCCAGACCACAACGTACCCGATACGTTTTAGGCGTAAACTGCGTAAGCACGTACACtacatcatatttttttttattttgttcgttACTGCAATTGTTATTACAGTCGTGAGAAAGTTGTTCTCAGtttattttactcaatttttataatcgaaGGTTTGCGTGCATATATAAGGctctttatttttacaattgtgAACTTACACGAATTGAGATATAATTCGTAATTTCATTTATACTAAATCGGAAGTACATACAATACTGCTGTGATTGAGTGAAATTACCATCATCCTTATTAACGACGAAAGAATGATGAGGAAAAATAGCTTTCTACTCCAGCCGTGTTGATTTATAGTACATATATAGCATTTActtctgcaattttttatctttcattttcaaattatgcGTACTTTGATTTGTTCGTTTGTATTTCTCTTCCAGGAGAAGGAACGTATAGTTTTTTAAAACGACTATTAAGTAATTGCTCTAAGGTGCGCGAAGTTGAGTCTGAACTTTGATCATACATATATCGCAATTGGAAGTGAGTTATTCGTAAACATTACCGGTGCGACTAGCATCTGAATTAATGGTTGGATTCAATTATGATTTGCTTATTGATTTGAATATGGCAAAAACCTTTGGCACTGCACTATCTgttgtttgaaattattctcgCTTCGTTATCGCGTTCGACCAGAATTCAGCACTGTTGTGCGTGCAACGTGCATTCAAACTATTTTGGGCCAAAAACGCATTTTCACAGGCATTTCATTGGACTCCACGTTTGTACTGAACATTGGGAAGAAgtactcgaaaaaaaaaaaaaaaaaaaaataacgatataaATGTGCGAACATCAATCCGTCACAGAGAAACCTTCAATGATTTAATCACAGCGATTACTTTCTCATCTACATAGTGTCGCATCCAATTGTGGAAGCCAAGGTAgtaaaagtttcattttccGTCTATAATTCGGATCTTTCGCTATAGGATTCCTCTCCAGGTACACTGTTTGGAGTTTTTTATTAGCTGTCAAATTTTCCACAGTAGCCCAATCCTCTACGTGATTATCGTTCATCTGAAAAATGttaagttgaaataaaaactatAGAAAAGTAAAATGTTACGGAAATTATACAATGTTTCTGCGTTGTTGATATTTTatcaaagtgaaaaaagtagtaacgatttttaaacGATATCAAACTTACCCAAAAATCTTCGAGGTTATTCAAATGGTcaatgttttgaatttttttaattctgttaTTAGCAACATCAAGTGTTGTTATATCTGGGCAATTATCCAAGCCTTGGATGCATGTTAAGCCATTTTCTGACAAGTAGAGCTGCTCCAGTTTGGTTAgagtttgcaaattttcaatttttgtaagaCGGTTGTCTTGCAGACTGATTACTTTGagatttgtcaaattttcgagattttgtattGTGGTAATTTTGTTCTtaccgaaaaataaattcgtcaGGTTGTTCAACCCGTctagatttttaatttctcttaTTTTGTTATCACCCAGTTCAAGAATGATAAGATTTTTCAGGTGAGATAAATTCTCAATTTCGGATAATCTATTTGATGAAAGGAACAGCTTATCTAATTTGGTCAAATTATCCAGACCCTCCAATTTCTTAATACGATTAAACGAAAGATCCAGGACTCTGAAAACAATGCGAGAAATATTCTAACAATGATAGTAAACAATGCTGATTCTTGTTATTAATACAAAGTACAATACTCACTCGAGATTAACAAGCGCATCTAAATTCTCTATAACGGTAATTTGATTATCGCGCAATTCCAGTTCAACTAGTGTAGTTAAAGTATGTAAGTTTTCAATCTTCTTTATCAAGTTCCACGTGAAACAT from Neodiprion lecontei isolate iyNeoLeco1 chromosome 1, iyNeoLeco1.1, whole genome shotgun sequence includes these protein-coding regions:
- the LOC107223586 gene encoding uncharacterized protein LOC107223586, encoding MLKDAENELVEDFQEKYEKYLAENPDVGMALAANQKLTTMVPNDIGKLTIIPPHVYSLLGAAQELKIKQAIAEVSRRKRFRRGSSSVVKNVDDQSISFRLDDDEDEISRRVMTATSIRGWTTQRFAGTSRISAFQSLSRKSATSSRRTDPSITTLKRASPDSSGMPLLSMDLPEAAPQIVTIKPSNQALSSRVSKTSSTKSPFQNFPSTLGPLSPCSNSILSGVSGPLGQPRKIRRPIFVNYPTTSIELRNKEYEAVPILVNNQMQALVHTVMDVLERVNPAKMRKIVATASSLLAIRKMLIRPDIQAFVESLTGQPLVSSPSSFVTSMASTLYEIDPRIESSIEKELVAKTLPVPPAPAWHRLVEEIRNNLFVDPNAVSGKGARVKVESFQSQRQKLLESRPCKGSCEEKDVFDVDNSCPHSE
- the LOC107223600 gene encoding protein phosphatase 1 regulatory subunit 7 isoform X2, translated to MANNDKEHGEASGEEDSEKEVPEIEDEKPGEILIIDPDTEEVDLNHSRLTKLENLEPLTKVKRLCFTWNLIKKIENLHTLTTLVELELRDNQITVIENLDALVNLEVLDLSFNRIKKLEGLDNLTKLDKLFLSSNRLSEIENLSHLKNLIILELGDNKIREIKNLDGLNNLTNLFFGKNKITTIQNLENLTNLKVISLQDNRLTKIENLQTLTKLEQLYLSENGLTCIQGLDNCPDITTLDVANNRIKKIQNIDHLNNLEDFWMNDNHVEDWATVENLTANKKLQTVYLERNPIAKDPNYRRKMKLLLPWLPQLDATLCR
- the LOC107223600 gene encoding protein phosphatase 1 regulatory subunit 7 isoform X1: MANNGNYQRIDKEHGEASGEEDSEKEVPEIEDEKPGEILIIDPDTEEVDLNHSRLTKLENLEPLTKVKRLCFTWNLIKKIENLHTLTTLVELELRDNQITVIENLDALVNLEVLDLSFNRIKKLEGLDNLTKLDKLFLSSNRLSEIENLSHLKNLIILELGDNKIREIKNLDGLNNLTNLFFGKNKITTIQNLENLTNLKVISLQDNRLTKIENLQTLTKLEQLYLSENGLTCIQGLDNCPDITTLDVANNRIKKIQNIDHLNNLEDFWMNDNHVEDWATVENLTANKKLQTVYLERNPIAKDPNYRRKMKLLLPWLPQLDATLCR